A window from Festucalex cinctus isolate MCC-2025b chromosome 4, RoL_Fcin_1.0, whole genome shotgun sequence encodes these proteins:
- the LOC144017377 gene encoding gonadotropin subunit beta-1-like: MQLVVMATVLALAGASKRCSFGCSLQNVSIPVESCGKTEYVYTTICEGYCYNEDPVYMSPVKRAKQYVCNGDWITYEVKYIRGCSEGVTYPVAKNCQCTSCDEDNTDCGRVSSISCF; this comes from the exons ATGCAGctcgttgtcatggcaacagtgCTGGCGCTGGCAGGTGCCAGTAAGCGTTGCAGTTTCGGCTGCTCCCTGCAAAACGTCAGCATCCCTGTGGAGAGCTGTGGCAAAACTGAATACGTCTACACCACCATATGTGAAGGATATTGCTACAATGAG GATCCAGTCTACATGTCCCCCGTGAAACGGGCCAAACAGTACGTCTGCAATGGGGACTGGATCACCTACGAGGTGAAATACATCCGAGGTTGTTCAGAGGGTGTTACCTACCCGGTGGCCAAAAACTGCCAGTGCACTTCATGTGATGAAGACAACACAGACTGTGGACGTGTTTCTTCGATCAGCTGTTTTTAA